In one window of Caminicella sporogenes DSM 14501 DNA:
- a CDS encoding ComF family protein — protein sequence MRKNIIFEYIDIFLNFIFPRNIYCILCNRPIDRDRKYSLCDRCFKNIRFIRGKTCTKCGKPLNEFYMYDNCPECMNNEFYFTKAVSCVEYDDISKKIIYELKYNKKRYISYHMAEIMADKFKESFSQNIDVIMPVPLHKSRERERTFNQAYLISKYLARMIDKSVDNKSLVRVKNTKIQNKLTKEERKSNLEKAFKVVNALNVDGKIILLVDDIFTTGLTADRCSRVLIESGALKVYVLTFATGRNT from the coding sequence ATGAGGAAAAATATTATTTTTGAATATATAGATATATTTTTAAACTTCATATTTCCAAGAAATATATACTGCATACTTTGTAATAGACCAATTGATAGAGATAGAAAGTATTCATTGTGTGATAGATGTTTTAAGAATATTAGATTTATAAGAGGAAAGACATGTACAAAATGCGGAAAGCCATTAAATGAGTTCTATATGTATGATAATTGTCCTGAATGTATGAATAATGAATTTTATTTTACTAAAGCTGTGTCTTGTGTAGAATATGATGATATTTCTAAAAAAATTATTTATGAACTTAAATACAATAAAAAAAGATATATTTCTTATCATATGGCAGAAATTATGGCTGACAAATTTAAAGAGAGTTTTTCACAAAATATAGATGTAATTATGCCTGTTCCTCTGCATAAATCAAGAGAAAGAGAGAGAACATTTAATCAGGCTTATTTGATATCAAAATATTTAGCACGAATGATAGACAAAAGTGTAGATAACAAATCTTTGGTGAGAGTAAAAAATACGAAGATTCAAAATAAGCTTACAAAAGAGGAAAGAAAAAGCAATTTAGAAAAAGCTTTTAAAGTTGTTAACGCTTTAAATGTAGATGGAAAAATTATTTTACTTGTAGATGATATATTTACAACTGGACTGACAGCTGATAGATGCAGCAGAGTTTTAATAGAAAGTGGTGCTTTAAAAGTATATGTTTTGACATTTGCTACAGGTAGAAATACATAA
- a CDS encoding integrase core domain-containing protein → SNIFKYTCEKLNMHHEQIPVKTPNKNAHIESFHNLLQNECLKYFSFTSFKEAYKEVVKYIDYYNNTRIHSAIGYMTPMEFYRENSSNIKKKLVVRV, encoded by the coding sequence AAGTAATATATTCAAATATACTTGTGAAAAACTTAATATGCATCATGAGCAAATTCCTGTTAAGACACCAAATAAGAATGCTCATATTGAATCTTTTCATAACCTGCTTCAGAATGAATGCTTAAAATATTTTAGTTTTACAAGTTTCAAAGAAGCTTATAAAGAAGTTGTGAAATATATTGATTACTATAATAATACAAGAATTCATTCAGCTATTGGTTATATGACACCTATGGAATTTTATAGAGAAAACTCAAGCAATATTAAGAAAAAGTTAGTTGTTAGAGTTTAA
- a CDS encoding TIGR03826 family flagellar region protein, translating to MDIRNCKECGKLFQYDGISKLCYSCRKKDEEDFKRVKDYIYDNTGATITEVSEATGVSEDKILRYLREGRLEIVGENPGLVLDCERCGRAIRTGRYCEECAREIEKELRSGFERPVKRVKTEKDRDRMHIASFKKRT from the coding sequence TTGGATATAAGAAATTGTAAAGAGTGTGGAAAACTTTTTCAATATGATGGAATAAGTAAATTATGTTATAGTTGTAGAAAAAAAGATGAAGAAGATTTTAAACGGGTTAAAGATTATATTTATGACAATACAGGTGCTACTATAACAGAAGTTTCTGAAGCAACCGGAGTATCAGAAGATAAGATACTGCGCTATCTTAGAGAAGGAAGGCTTGAAATAGTTGGAGAAAACCCGGGGCTTGTGCTTGACTGCGAGAGATGCGGAAGAGCTATAAGGACAGGCAGATATTGTGAAGAATGTGCTAGAGAAATAGAAAAAGAGCTTAGGAGCGGATTTGAAAGACCTGTAAAGAGAGTAAAAACGGAAAAAGACAGAGATAGAATGCATATAGCTAGTTTTAAAAAGAGAACATAA
- a CDS encoding IS607 family transposase — MKYYTIGEFAKLIGKTQQTLRNWDKTGKLKPSFITEGGHRMYSQEQLNLILGINPKKRITVGYCRVSSNKQKDDLERQIQYVREYMIAKGYQFEIITDIGSGINYNKKGLIKLIDMITNSEVDKVVVLYKDRLVRFGFELIENLCKKYGTTIEIIDNNLKTDEQELVEDMIQIITVFSAKLQGKRANKAKKLIKELKENE, encoded by the coding sequence TTGAAATACTATACCATAGGAGAATTTGCCAAATTAATTGGCAAGACACAGCAAACTTTAAGAAATTGGGATAAAACAGGGAAACTAAAACCTTCTTTTATCACAGAAGGTGGACACAGAATGTATAGTCAAGAACAATTAAATTTAATTTTAGGTATTAATCCTAAAAAAAGAATAACAGTAGGTTATTGCAGGGTATCAAGCAATAAACAAAAAGATGATTTAGAAAGACAAATACAATATGTTCGTGAATATATGATTGCAAAAGGATATCAGTTTGAAATAATAACTGATATTGGAAGTGGAATAAATTATAACAAAAAAGGATTAATCAAATTAATTGATATGATTACTAATTCAGAGGTTGATAAGGTAGTTGTTTTATATAAAGACAGGTTAGTTAGATTTGGGTTTGAATTAATAGAAAATTTGTGCAAAAAATATGGTACTACTATAGAAATTATAGATAATAATCTTAAAACTGATGAACAAGAACTTGTTGAAGATATGATACAAATAATAACAGTATTTTCAGCGAAACTTCAAGGAAAGAGAGCTAATAAAGCCAAAAAACTCATTAAGGAGCTAAAAGAAAATGAGTAA
- the flgM gene encoding flagellar biosynthesis anti-sigma factor FlgM encodes MKIFSNINVQKVMGAYKSKMNKTEKVNKSAMRKDKVEISEKAKDFQIAMNAFNNLSGIRSEKVEDIKKAIALGTYNPKAKEVVDKMFERVNFDRKV; translated from the coding sequence ATGAAAATATTTAGTAATATTAACGTTCAAAAAGTAATGGGTGCATATAAAAGTAAAATGAATAAAACAGAAAAAGTAAATAAATCTGCTATGAGAAAAGATAAAGTAGAAATATCTGAAAAAGCAAAAGATTTTCAAATAGCGATGAATGCATTTAACAATCTTTCAGGTATAAGAAGTGAAAAGGTAGAAGATATTAAAAAAGCTATTGCTTTAGGAACGTACAATCCAAAGGCTAAAGAGGTAGTAGACAAGATGTTTGAAAGAGTTAATTTTGATAGAAAAGTCTAA
- a CDS encoding four helix bundle protein — protein MKKSIINDKSYKFALRVVKLYKYLIDVNKEYVISKQILRSGTSIGANVEEAYYAQSKKDFISKMSIALKEAAETKYWLRLLKDSNSIKNNKKVDNLILECEEIIKILTSILNTAKKKST, from the coding sequence ATGAAAAAAAGTATTATTAATGATAAATCTTATAAGTTTGCTTTAAGAGTGGTTAAATTATATAAATATCTTATTGATGTAAATAAAGAGTATGTTATTTCAAAGCAAATTTTACGTTCTGGAACAAGTATTGGAGCTAATGTTGAAGAGGCATATTATGCTCAAAGCAAAAAAGATTTCATATCTAAAATGTCAATTGCTTTGAAAGAAGCAGCTGAGACTAAATATTGGCTTAGATTATTAAAAGATAGTAATTCAATAAAAAATAATAAAAAAGTTGATAATTTAATATTGGAATGCGAAGAAATTATTAAAATTTTGACATCTATATTAAACACAGCAAAGAAAAAAAGTACTTAA
- a CDS encoding ATP-dependent RecD-like DNA helicase, with protein sequence MSVEIKGVVKEIVFKNEENGYVVADVDTDDGEITVVGYIPIINVGETMSFTGNFTIHPIYGKQLQVVSSKQIMPSTLEGIISYLSSGLIKGIGPKMAERIVKKFGKDSLDVIQYRPHLLTQVNGIGEKKAKIIAQSFEEQREIKEVMLFLQQYGISVAYAMKIYKKYRDNTIEYIRENPYRLADDITGIGFKMADSIAKKMGVDPESPYRIMCGIKFVLNQYSLEGHTFAKKNELIERASNILSVDKELVEGGINTLTINGEIHQEDIDGEIAVFSMAFYYAETGVCKKIIELANTKFDDIDIDLDEEISRIEKESNIALAEKQKLAIKESVKNGVTVITGGPGTGKTTTVNSIIKIFEKMNLDIALAAPTGRAAKRLTETTGREAKTIHRLLEYSFSEDGIGMRFIKDGDEPLTADVIIVDEVSMIDILLMYHLLKAVMPGTRLILVGDVDQLPSVGPGNVLHDIIGSEIVKVVKLTEIFRQAEESMIVVNAHKINKGLKPILNAKGKDFYFISKRNQDDILNTIKELCLKRLPNFSNCDPIKDIQVLTPMKNSKIGTINLNCELQDILNPKAVHKKEKKIGERLFRVGDKVMQVKNNYNIKWKSKDNLREGEGIFNGDIGYVCDIDEELKILTVLYDDEKYVEYDFAGLDEIELAYSITIHKSQGSEFPIVVMPVSWAPPMLLNRNLLYTAVTRAKELVVLVGAEKYLYMMIKNKRDMNRNSGLKYRFKRIVEVYNQAF encoded by the coding sequence ATGTCTGTTGAGATAAAAGGGGTCGTAAAAGAAATAGTTTTTAAAAATGAAGAAAATGGGTATGTTGTTGCAGATGTAGATACAGACGATGGAGAAATAACTGTAGTAGGATATATTCCCATTATCAATGTAGGAGAAACTATGTCTTTTACAGGAAATTTTACTATTCATCCTATTTATGGAAAACAGCTTCAAGTAGTCAGCAGTAAACAAATCATGCCTTCAACTTTAGAAGGTATTATAAGCTATTTGAGTTCTGGACTTATTAAGGGAATAGGACCTAAAATGGCTGAGCGTATAGTAAAAAAGTTTGGAAAAGATAGTTTAGATGTTATTCAATATAGACCACACCTTCTTACTCAAGTAAACGGTATAGGAGAAAAAAAGGCCAAAATTATTGCACAATCTTTTGAAGAACAAAGAGAAATAAAAGAAGTGATGCTCTTTTTACAGCAGTATGGAATATCTGTAGCGTATGCCATGAAAATATATAAAAAATACAGGGATAATACAATAGAATATATTAGGGAAAATCCCTACAGATTAGCTGATGATATAACTGGGATAGGATTTAAGATGGCAGATAGTATTGCAAAGAAGATGGGAGTAGACCCTGAATCACCTTATAGAATAATGTGTGGAATAAAATTTGTTTTAAATCAGTATAGTTTAGAAGGACATACTTTTGCTAAAAAAAATGAACTTATAGAAAGAGCTTCAAATATATTGTCTGTGGATAAAGAGTTAGTAGAAGGCGGAATAAATACCCTTACCATAAATGGAGAAATTCATCAAGAAGATATTGATGGAGAAATAGCAGTATTTTCTATGGCATTTTACTATGCTGAAACAGGAGTATGCAAAAAAATAATAGAACTTGCAAATACAAAATTTGATGATATAGATATAGATTTAGATGAGGAAATAAGTAGAATAGAAAAAGAAAGTAATATAGCATTAGCTGAAAAACAAAAACTTGCTATAAAGGAATCAGTAAAAAATGGAGTAACTGTTATAACTGGGGGACCGGGAACGGGTAAAACTACAACGGTAAATAGTATAATAAAAATCTTTGAAAAGATGAATTTAGATATAGCTTTAGCTGCTCCAACAGGCAGAGCAGCTAAAAGACTTACAGAAACTACCGGTAGAGAAGCTAAGACAATTCACAGACTTTTAGAATATTCGTTTAGTGAAGATGGAATTGGTATGAGATTTATAAAAGATGGAGATGAGCCACTTACAGCTGATGTCATAATCGTAGATGAAGTATCCATGATAGATATACTTTTGATGTATCATTTACTAAAAGCTGTTATGCCAGGAACAAGATTAATATTAGTAGGTGATGTTGACCAGCTTCCATCAGTAGGACCCGGAAATGTGCTTCATGACATTATAGGAAGTGAAATCGTAAAAGTTGTAAAGTTAACTGAAATATTCAGACAGGCTGAGGAGAGTATGATAGTCGTAAATGCACATAAAATAAATAAGGGACTAAAACCGATATTAAATGCAAAGGGAAAAGATTTTTATTTTATTTCAAAAAGAAATCAAGATGATATTTTAAATACAATTAAAGAGCTTTGTTTAAAAAGACTTCCCAATTTTAGCAATTGTGACCCCATTAAAGATATACAAGTACTAACTCCCATGAAAAATAGTAAGATAGGAACTATAAATTTAAATTGTGAGCTTCAAGATATACTAAATCCTAAAGCAGTGCACAAAAAGGAAAAGAAAATAGGAGAAAGACTATTTAGAGTAGGCGATAAAGTCATGCAGGTCAAAAATAATTACAATATTAAATGGAAAAGTAAAGATAATTTAAGGGAAGGCGAAGGCATTTTTAATGGAGATATAGGATATGTTTGTGATATAGATGAAGAACTAAAAATTTTGACAGTTTTATATGATGATGAAAAATATGTAGAGTATGATTTTGCGGGATTAGACGAGATAGAACTGGCATATTCCATTACAATCCATAAAAGTCAGGGTAGTGAATTTCCAATAGTAGTTATGCCGGTGAGTTGGGCTCCACCAATGTTACTTAATAGAAATCTATTATACACAGCAGTAACAAGAGCAAAAGAATTAGTGGTATTAGTTGGAGCAGAAAAATATTTATATATGATGATAAAGAATAAAAGAGATATGAATAGAAATTCAGGATTAAAATATAGATTTAAAAGAATTGTTGAAGTTTATAATCAAGCATTTTGA
- the flgK gene encoding flagellar hook-associated protein FlgK, giving the protein MGSFFGFNIARSGLFASQRALNVTAHNVANANTEGYSRQRLNVVQSTPLSLPQGQGMIGSGVDTAGIEQIRDEFLDFKIRQEMTTNGEWEARAEALKHIEAIFNEPSESGIRKVMDEFFASLHELSKNPDNLTARAEVRQRGIALTETLNHMYTQLQNLQANTDFAIETTVNQINGYAQQIASLNEQIYKYELDGNKANDLRDQRNLLIDKLSELVNIDVYEAPIPGSNNLSKISITINGDVLVSHTKYNQIKMERRTELNNYCDAPNLLNLKWENEEPLRVSSGKLKGLLDMRDNISGSEKGIPYYMDKLNRFTTVFAARFNMQHGKGYGLSGAGNHNQFFNGPVFDFAKFPENGFEELKDLNDVKGASDEDTINNFEEKNPNKTIFKIKDSLGNDHWYIADIIKADEISISKDIEDLNKIAAAKYDDGSGNGLAGDGSNAEALIELRHDVDMFTWGSPEDFFKSAISNLGVDANEAVRMSENQKVLIQQIDNKRKSISGVSLDEEMTNMVKFQHSYNANARMITAIDEMLDRIINGMGHVGR; this is encoded by the coding sequence ATGGGTTCTTTTTTTGGTTTTAATATAGCTCGTTCAGGGCTCTTTGCAAGTCAAAGAGCTTTAAATGTAACTGCACATAACGTTGCAAATGCAAATACTGAAGGATACAGTCGTCAAAGACTTAATGTTGTTCAGTCTACTCCACTTTCACTTCCTCAAGGACAGGGGATGATAGGCTCCGGAGTAGATACTGCTGGTATAGAGCAGATAAGAGATGAATTTTTAGATTTTAAAATCAGACAGGAAATGACAACCAATGGAGAATGGGAAGCAAGAGCAGAAGCTTTAAAGCATATAGAAGCAATTTTTAATGAACCATCAGAGAGCGGAATAAGAAAAGTAATGGATGAATTTTTTGCCTCATTGCATGAATTGAGCAAAAATCCCGATAACCTTACAGCTAGGGCAGAGGTAAGACAGAGAGGTATAGCTCTGACTGAAACTTTAAACCATATGTATACACAGCTTCAAAACTTACAGGCAAATACAGATTTTGCCATAGAGACGACTGTAAATCAAATAAATGGATATGCTCAGCAGATAGCTTCTTTAAATGAACAAATTTATAAATATGAATTAGACGGAAATAAAGCTAATGACTTGAGAGACCAGAGAAATTTGCTCATTGATAAGCTTTCAGAGTTAGTAAATATTGATGTGTATGAAGCACCTATTCCGGGAAGCAATAATTTATCTAAAATTAGCATTACTATAAATGGTGATGTATTAGTTTCTCATACAAAATATAATCAGATAAAAATGGAAAGAAGGACAGAGCTAAACAATTATTGTGATGCTCCAAATCTGCTTAATTTAAAATGGGAAAATGAAGAACCTTTAAGAGTCAGTTCAGGAAAACTTAAAGGACTATTAGATATGCGTGACAATATAAGTGGAAGTGAAAAAGGTATACCGTACTATATGGATAAACTTAACAGATTTACTACAGTATTTGCAGCTAGATTTAATATGCAGCATGGAAAAGGATATGGACTATCTGGTGCAGGTAATCATAATCAATTTTTTAATGGACCTGTTTTTGATTTTGCAAAGTTTCCAGAAAATGGGTTTGAAGAGCTTAAAGATTTAAATGATGTAAAAGGTGCATCAGATGAAGACACAATAAATAATTTTGAAGAAAAGAATCCAAATAAGACCATATTTAAAATTAAAGACAGTTTAGGAAATGACCATTGGTATATAGCAGACATCATTAAAGCAGATGAAATAAGCATATCAAAAGATATAGAAGATTTAAACAAAATTGCTGCTGCAAAATATGATGATGGAAGCGGAAATGGACTAGCTGGTGATGGCAGTAATGCCGAGGCTCTTATAGAGCTTAGACATGACGTAGATATGTTTACATGGGGTAGTCCTGAAGACTTCTTTAAATCAGCTATTTCAAACCTCGGAGTAGATGCTAATGAAGCTGTTAGAATGTCAGAAAATCAAAAAGTACTTATTCAGCAGATAGACAATAAAAGAAAATCTATATCGGGAGTATCATTAGATGAAGAAATGACTAATATGGTAAAATTTCAACATTCATATAATGCCAATGCTCGAATGATAACGGCTATAGATGAGATGCTCGATAGAATTATAAATGGTATGGGACATGTAGGGCGTTAA
- a CDS encoding flagellar protein FlgN yields MNKSVEQLILTLNKEYDVYAEVLKLAKKKKKVIIEGKVKELDSITGKEQVMIVTLGKLEKIRESIVNNIIKEMEIKDEIENITELVEYFDDEEREKVLEIRKKLVEILDEVKKENNLNSELIKQSLEYIEFNKNLLMTLNNQGVTYGANADEKDVKVKTNLFDMKV; encoded by the coding sequence ATGAATAAGTCTGTTGAGCAGTTGATACTTACTTTGAATAAAGAATATGATGTGTATGCAGAAGTATTAAAATTGGCAAAAAAGAAGAAGAAAGTTATTATAGAAGGTAAAGTTAAAGAGCTTGACAGTATTACGGGGAAAGAACAAGTTATGATAGTTACATTAGGTAAACTTGAAAAAATAAGGGAATCTATAGTAAATAACATTATAAAAGAAATGGAAATAAAAGATGAAATTGAAAATATTACCGAACTTGTAGAATATTTTGATGATGAAGAAAGAGAAAAAGTACTTGAAATAAGAAAAAAACTTGTAGAAATTTTAGATGAAGTAAAAAAAGAAAATAATTTAAACAGTGAACTTATAAAACAGTCTTTAGAATATATTGAATTTAATAAAAATCTTTTAATGACATTAAACAATCAAGGTGTTACATATGGAGCAAATGCTGATGAAAAAGATGTAAAGGTAAAGACAAATTTGTTTGATATGAAGGTTTAG
- the fliW gene encoding flagellar assembly protein FliW translates to MKLITRHFGEIEIDESEIIDFPDGILGFEDVKKYVLINNPDPEVPFQWLQSVDEPSLAFVITNPFLFKSDYEFDIPQNVLKKLEIEETEDVAVYSIAVVPDDIKDMTINLRGPVIINVKKKKAKQIVLDKEEYSLKYKIFENAKRAG, encoded by the coding sequence GTGAAGTTAATTACTCGCCATTTTGGTGAAATAGAAATAGATGAAAGTGAAATAATAGATTTTCCCGATGGAATTTTGGGATTTGAAGATGTGAAAAAATATGTTTTAATAAATAATCCTGACCCTGAAGTACCTTTCCAGTGGCTTCAATCAGTAGATGAACCCAGTTTAGCTTTTGTTATAACAAATCCCTTTCTATTCAAATCAGATTATGAATTTGATATTCCGCAGAATGTATTAAAAAAATTAGAGATAGAAGAAACTGAAGATGTAGCAGTATATTCTATAGCAGTTGTTCCAGATGATATAAAAGATATGACGATTAATTTAAGAGGTCCTGTAATTATAAATGTAAAAAAGAAAAAAGCAAAGCAGATAGTACTTGATAAAGAAGAATACAGCCTTAAATATAAAATATTTGAAAATGCAAAAAGAGCAGGGTAG
- a CDS encoding DUF6470 family protein produces the protein MIRITSLPALIGINTTPAKLEITQPKADVDMHTELPKVEMHTEQVKVQIDQYQCFAEAGLKNYLDLTKDTAQFARQALLQGIERIVRQGNELAAIENEADPIPVQSEENAFELFNKDYNIETIPKSRPKIDFKGGTVDIKVHEGKTDIDVKVNKPQINYIPGKVEIYLRQKNSINIEYIGEKINTIV, from the coding sequence GTGATTAGAATAACCTCTCTCCCTGCTCTTATAGGAATAAATACTACTCCTGCAAAACTAGAGATTACTCAGCCTAAAGCAGATGTTGATATGCACACAGAACTTCCCAAAGTTGAGATGCATACAGAGCAAGTCAAAGTACAAATAGACCAGTATCAGTGCTTTGCTGAAGCTGGACTTAAAAACTACTTAGATTTAACTAAAGATACTGCTCAATTTGCAAGACAGGCATTACTGCAGGGAATAGAAAGAATTGTAAGACAGGGAAATGAATTGGCTGCTATAGAAAATGAAGCTGACCCTATACCGGTACAATCTGAAGAAAATGCTTTTGAATTGTTTAATAAAGATTACAACATAGAAACTATACCTAAGAGCAGACCTAAAATAGATTTTAAAGGCGGAACAGTAGATATAAAAGTACACGAAGGAAAAACAGACATAGATGTAAAAGTAAACAAACCTCAAATAAACTATATACCCGGAAAAGTTGAAATATATCTAAGGCAAAAAAACAGCATAAATATCGAATATATCGGAGAAAAAATAAACACAATAGTTTAA
- the flgL gene encoding flagellar hook-associated protein FlgL, giving the protein MRITNSMITSTMLLNLNRNLNKLDKWNKQMATGKKFAMPSDDPIGVSKSLELRSVVSEIQQYKKNAKDAKSWLEITESAVQEVGDILQRARELAVSADGVETPEDKQKIQVEIEQLKKQLIKIANTTYAGKNIFSGYKTDKPLLGSDGEYLIDSKDSELIKYQIGVHEEINVNTLGHKLFGITTESGVPYTTLDNLDTNEAVSGTHYAQLIKVFDDFSDALKNNDEGRIQKTLSRIDIYLENVLSIRGEIGAKMNRMEMTLSRLDKDELNFTELLSKNEDADMAEVIMNMKMDESVYRASLSIGAKVIQPTLVDFIR; this is encoded by the coding sequence ATGAGAATTACTAACTCAATGATTACAAGTACAATGCTTTTGAATTTAAATAGAAACTTAAATAAATTAGATAAATGGAATAAGCAGATGGCTACGGGCAAAAAATTTGCAATGCCTTCTGATGACCCGATAGGAGTATCAAAGAGCTTAGAGCTTAGGTCAGTAGTATCAGAGATACAGCAGTATAAAAAGAATGCAAAAGATGCAAAATCATGGCTTGAAATTACGGAATCAGCAGTACAAGAGGTAGGAGATATACTTCAGAGAGCAAGGGAATTGGCAGTAAGTGCAGATGGGGTTGAAACTCCGGAAGATAAACAGAAAATTCAGGTTGAAATAGAACAGCTTAAAAAACAGCTTATAAAGATTGCAAATACTACTTATGCAGGTAAAAATATCTTTTCGGGATATAAAACTGATAAACCACTTCTGGGTTCTGATGGAGAGTATTTGATTGACAGTAAAGATTCAGAACTTATAAAATATCAAATAGGCGTTCATGAAGAAATAAATGTAAATACACTAGGTCATAAATTATTTGGAATAACAACAGAAAGTGGAGTGCCATATACTACACTTGACAATTTAGATACAAATGAAGCAGTTTCTGGAACTCATTATGCTCAGCTTATAAAAGTTTTTGATGATTTTAGTGATGCATTAAAAAATAATGATGAAGGGAGAATTCAGAAAACTTTATCAAGGATTGATATATATCTAGAAAATGTTCTCAGTATTCGTGGAGAAATAGGAGCTAAAATGAATAGGATGGAAATGACTTTAAGTAGACTTGATAAAGATGAACTTAATTTTACTGAATTGCTTTCTAAAAATGAAGATGCAGACATGGCAGAAGTCATAATGAATATGAAAATGGATGAAAGCGTATACAGAGCTTCACTATCTATAGGTGCCAAAGTCATACAACCAACACTTGTAGATTTTATAAGATAA